The genome window ATGAAGAGCCTAACCCTTAGCTGTCAGGTGGCATTTAagtacatgccatggcatgcctggactatattccgggtggcatgtacatacatgccatagtGTGCCAATCTGggggcatgtacatacatgccatggtgcGCCAATCtgggggcatgtatggtcatGCCACATACGCTAGGGTAACAACACACTCGCCGGGAGAAAGGGCTTGTGTATCAGGAAATCAcctgtcggcaatgggttaagaataGTCAATAGTCAATACTGTTTTAAAAGTGtgccacaaaaagagagagagagacagtacttTACCATAAGCTAACCATCACAATTTCATGCCcattgttgtgtgtgggggggtgggggggaagagatgggctGAGGACCAATGTTGGCAATCTTGTTTAGGGCACATAGGCTTCTAATTGATTCCTAGGTAGCTGAGCACTTGAAGAATCCtctatgtatagatacatttctTAATCCAATACTACAGTTAACATCACATTTTCTGGCATCATTCGATTAACATTCTGTACTGCAACTGTAAAATTTAGTACATTTAGTTTGGGCCTCAAAGTAGAATATAAAAATGTCAAATATTAACACAGACATGGTATATTCcagctattttttctatctatctgtgtgaatCTGTTGTTAAAATTTTATGCTGTTTGCAAACAGATCAAGCACATTTGCTATGAAGTTTACCAAATGTCCcaggaaaataaaacattattttattagGGATATACAATATCATAATGGAGTAATATTTATTCCAATATGGACAGACTGACTTGGACAGTGCATAAATATGGATGGGTCTTAGTTAAATAGAACAAGTTTGATTATCTAAAATCTAGCTGATCCCTTCAAATGAATGTCTAATAGTGATTCTTTCAAGGTAAACAATATGAAAAAACTACAATTTGTTTCTTACAGAATGATCATatgaaattaaaattaatattgtaTAAACATTCTATAAGCACATGATACCAGAATATGTAAAATTTTAGTAATTACAATATAggacaaaaataaatgtaataatcaaATAACTTAATTCCAAGATACCAGTATGACCTCACATTTCTCAGATCATGACACTTAATACTTGAAGCATAAATAATGTTGCAGCAGCCTAGTTAAAATATTCAGTACTTCATACCTGAAAGTAAATTCAGAAAAGGATCAACCAATTGTATTTCCATGTTATGGGTTACAAATTAAAAGAGGAATTTCTAAACAAGCAGCTGGATTGGCCTAATTAAATCAGTTCAGGTTCCCATCCAAAAGTTTCAGGAACACTGCTGTACAATGTACACAAAGGTGcagtatgtataatgtgtaaaaaattagaaatatttgaatataaaaaatatgtcaaTATTCTGCAGTGTGTAATTAAAGTGAATGCCCTTGAAAGTTTGAAATGGTATGACATGACTTGTAATTATTAGACTTGTAACTTCTTGGTCTTTTCATGCTTAGAAGGCATTTGCCAACTTATATCTTACTGGATAAATGAGTCAAGTACTCTCACTGGCCAATGGCAGGAAAAACTGTTGGTCTCATATTCCCATTCTCTCAACAGCTGTCAACAGGCTGTGTGACTGCAGCTGCTCTGGCTGGATATCATATACCCTGAATCCTCCTCAGACACCTGACACCTGTATAAAATCAGTATTAGGCATACTGTCTTGACAATACAACAGTGGTTGTGAAACCCAGGGTCACAATAATGGCCATTAATGTTGCaacatagtaaaaaagaaaagaaaaaaaaagaaaagaaaagaaaagaaaagaaagaaagaaaaaaaaaatatatatgtatatgtttatgtatatgtatatatatgtgtgtatgtatgtatgtatgtatatatatatatatatatatatatatatatatatatatatgtatctatatgtatatgtatatgtatatgtatatgtatatgtatatatatatatatatatatatatatatatatatatatatatatatatatatatacacataaaatggagaaaacacaaaataacaaaactataTCTACACCAGAAATCAGAATATAAATTCTAAAGATTATAAAGATAAAGCAAAATTCTACACAATTTACTGAATGAAACTCAATATAGTACCACTGAAATTActtccatccatatatccatatatattggaACTTCAACTCTTTGATGGTATGAATGCTTGTATTTGTGTACTTTTAAATGTGATTTCATGAATTTTGTTTAGAAATATAGAGTTCTAGAAGTGCTTAATCTCCAAGGAATCCATTACTAGGCCTACCTGTtgaccccattccttgaattttcagaaaGAAAAGCTTCTCTTTTCATACTAGTATTAatgttgtaatgatgatattaatatcaataatagtaataatagtaatgatgatgatgatattaataataataataataataataataataataataataataataatagtaataatatagacaCCTCAAGCTATCTATGTGTAGACAAAAGTGACAAAACAAAACTTTAGTGGACCATACAACACTAATGGGTTAATAACCAGAATAtcctaaaaacaaatatattacattGCTCTTCAACAGCCAGCTTGTCCCTGAGTCTACTGGTTCAAAATAAATTTGAATTACTTCTCATTACAATGCCTTTTTCACAACCAACTTATGATACCCAAAgaatatagatggctacacttgtactaagtcaccaatgagccaattatgagtactgacTGTcttgcctgttcacccttttcattgatttatgaaaatattttatgttatcttaatttgctgttactaatgtttataacattgtagtaattataatgtttataataaaaataacaccatcgatattcagagcactagtaaaaaatacgtttttcctgccaattcaaatcaggtaaggtcacaagatctactaattgactccttagtggctAAGCACTAGAAGAGCCATCTTTGTACAGAGAcacttcacaaaaatataaaaactgagcacagtattttctccattttttattcattttctctggcAGCAATGGATTAATggcaatatttattatttattctaattAAAGATCCAGATAAGATGCTCATGCTTGATGTAAGTATaacacattattatataattcagTTACACATACAGTTAACACACATGATAATATTACCCTTTTTAGGCTTGTCAGTAGAATAGACTGTTATGCTTCTTATTTTTTGAAAGTTTGCATGGTGGGAAATACAATATTTTTTCATAAAGcagtttattaatattttaaaacaaatatatatagagagaaacataatACAACAGACTAAACAGGAACTGAATAAGAGTATAGAAGTAAAATGTAAGTAAGAGTTATggcattttcctttttaatgtttttcaATTCTTCCTAAATGAGAGGCTGTTGGGGGTGAAAACAATGGCACACACTTGAAAGGGTTTTAAGAGCACAGGAATAGTATTGTTTGAGATTTCATTACATGTGAGCTGCTTTATATGTACTTTCATGAAAAGTACTCATTCACTGCAGCTCCAACCATAAATGGATATAAGTGAGATACAAAACTTACAGGAAAAGGCCTGCCTCTTCCTTCAATTAAAAAAATCCATCCCCTATGAAAACATCTGCCTCATTCATAAAAGATAATGACTCCCTCCACCTCTCATTCAACCATCCGTACTTCATACAAAGTGGAACAATAAAATGGCAAGGTGTATTTATGAAATCTATTGTGCTAATTTAAGTATGGCATTTGGAGTGACCCCTCCTTCCTGGCAGTAAGTCTCAGTGAAAAAGGTGAGGCAACCTTGATATGGTCTTCACATAATTCCAGAACAGTACAATGgcttatttcatttatctttttctatttgtgtAACATAAACAAGTGTTAAAGCCATTCAAAGATACCTAATATGCAGTAATTAACAGTGAACATGTCTTGGAACTTGTATGTCAGTCTTGTGTGGTGTGGTGCCCAGTTGTTACTTGTCTTACCACATCTATGTAGTTACTTCAATCTTGAGCCAATTACTCATATATTGCTTCCAACTTAGTTACCTGTGACTTACCAGGCTTCTACGATGTCCTCAATTAGCTTGCCTTGGCCCTACTACAAATTCACTTGGGTTACCTCACTTGGCTAGGTTATTCTGCCATGTCTACCTCAAGGAGCTATAGTCATCCATTCATATTTCTAAAGCTGTCTGGCTTTTACAAAGGTGAATTACCcacttattccttttattatatatttatctgaatAGCAGTTGTTGAAAGTGGCCctaattatattttcttaactTCTTTTAACCTTATTCCATCTAGAAAATcactgaaaaaacaaaaaaaaaaaactgtttacaCATGAAAATAGAAATCATCACTTCAAAAGAACAAATCACAAATTTGGATATCTGAACTGTGTTGAGGTATTGCTACAGTTGTTGTGCTATCTTTATAGTTAATTTCTTTGTATGCCTTCAAGAATATTGATTTAATCtgggaaaaacatgaaaaatatggTCCATTATACAAGATGGCTCAGGTTTTACTAAACAATAAAATTTTCTTTAttcaaaaacatttaaaataGGTAATATCTCAGAGAAAGATAGAACTTATTTTTTCTTACAATATAGAACTATTATGATCCACTTGAAAGcacttgaaaatataaaaaaggaaaggaaaatctgATAAGATATATTACTTTCTTGTCTCAAAAGCTACTATGTGTAACTCAGTGACTTCATATTTGATATATCAAATATCTAAAAAACATTTTCtaagtacatacaatatatatacatcatgaatACCTCAATAAAACAAGAACATTACAGTTTTCAGAGTATCACATGGACAGACATTAttgaattatatgatatatataaatataaacatatataaataaatatatatacatatatatatatttatatattccatatatatatatatatatatatatatatatatatgtatatgtatatgtatatgtatacatatatatatatatatatatatatatatatatataatatatatatatatataatatatatatatatatatatatagaatatatatatatagaatatatatatatatatacatatatatatatatatatatatatatatatatatatatatatatatatatatagagagagagagagagagagagagagaatatatatatatatggaatatatatatatatatatatatatatatatggaatatatatatatatatatatatatatatatatatatatatatatattctatatatatatattcatatatattatatattatatatatatatcatatatatatatatatataatcatatatatatatatattcaatatatatatatatatatatatatatatatatataatcacatatatatatatatatatatatatatatatatatatatatatataatcacatttgcATAACAGTAATACAGCTGGTTAACACTTTAATATCACAATGTTTCAGACCAATTCAAAGGCCTCAATATATCAACATTAAGAGTATTCATAACACtaaaattatagtttttttttgttagatataAGGCAGGCAACCTGGTTTTTCCAGTCTTCTTCTGATAGGTCCTTGGCCCAGGGAGGAATTGCAGACTGAGGGAGACTGAAGGAGGCCATCACTGACTTAATTTCCTCTACTTTATTTCCATCCAAGCTCAGCCGCTCAGGGGCTGGGGAGTTCCATACTGTGGCTTGCTCTAAGGCTATTTCCGTTTTTCTTTGCTGTTCAGCCTAAAATAGATAATTATGATTCTATCACAAGGAATGAGTACTATAAATGAAAAATCAATTAAAGATTTTATATCTCCTTCTGGAAAAGTGTCAGCTTTCCTGCTTAACTAATAGTTCCTTATTAAGTAATAATCAATTTTTTCTTGTTCAAATCTGAAATATCTGAATAAAGGCATATAATATACTGTTCTCTTTAAAGTCCTATCAACCTTCTAAGATACTAATTGGTTGTATATTCCTAATTCTATAATATTCTTTTAACTGACCTCTTCTGCCAGCATTGATGTGCTTGTGGAAATGTTGGAAGCAATACCTACTGCACCTTCTACTTCTTCATGTCTCACATCACTGCTCTCTTCTTCCTCAGCATCATCCACAACATTAGGTCCATGTGTGGCCAAAGCAGACATTAGaccagagagagaagagtaatcaATTTgaccttcattctcctcctcatcctgttACAATTATAAAAAACTTCATTGATATTGAGCTAGTGCAGTCTATCACGCTTGTAACCATAAACATAGATACAACAAAATATCTAAAGATTTTCAAACACAGAAAATTATTTCAACTTACCACATCATTATATTGAGGTAGGGGAATATATCCATTGTGGGTTTCATTCTCTGTGTCATTTGCATCATGTTCATCGTCACTTGATGACAATGCCTGTCCCAGTGTCAAGCCTGAGGGAGGATTTAGCTCTTCCTCATCATTACCCCCCGGTTCTCCCTTTCTGCTCTGCATTGGCTCAGGTACAGGGGACATGCCAGATACACTCTCCTGCAACATGGTAATCTATTCTTATTTGAATTACTAGTGTGTAATATAACCCAAAGCCAACAGGGACGACATGTAcaaacatgccatgcccacttgcccactatgagtttactttattaattgtttttactcatagatgtcTACACTTGTAGATATCTGTACAACATTTTCCCAGCAGCACTGAGTTCAAAAAGTTGAGGAAAATCCAACTTTTACTTATACAATACCTAATAACAGAATTTATCTATGTACACTTTAACTTATTTAACTTTGTGtgcatcaatgtgtgtgtgtgtgtgtgtgtgtgtgtgtgtgtgtgtgtgtgtgtgtgtgtgtgtgtgtgtgtgtgtgtgtgtgtgtgtgtgtgtgtgtgtgtgtgtgtgtgcgcgtgtgtgcgagtgtgtgtgtgtgcatgtgtgcgtgtgagtgtctgtatacacatgtgtaagtgtgtgtttgcaaatgtgAATGTGGCTTTGagtgtatacattgtgtgtgagtgtgagtgatagTGTGAATGTGCGTATAAGTGCTAGTGTgactgtgaatgtgagtgtgagtgtatgagtgtgtttgtgagtgtatgtatgtgtgtttttgagtatatgtgtgcttatgagtgtatgtctttgtgtgtgtatgtgtatgtatttatgagtgtgagtgtgaaactTCACAAATCAAACTTGACATAAACTAAACTCATTTGGCCATTTCGTAAATTTCCACAACAAGACTATCATATGATGATGCTGTGGTTTTAATGTTCTGGCAAAGGCAAACAAAATTTCACTATGACAAAGACTGAACTAGTTCTTTATTTCATGCTAATTGGCCAGGGATTTCTTggcacagaaaaacaaacaaacaagacaaaagaTTTACTGGACATTGAAGTGTTTTAAAGCATGAAAGCATTACTGTCAGATCCATACATTTACTttgcacacatatttttttattttattattgcttcctatgtgttcatattttttttatggtcatCATATGTGGCTTTCGTAATctgtatagttttatttttactgaaaCCACAGCTGCTGGCTCATAAACCCCACAATTCCTGTTACTCTTCACTGTCCTTCTAGttatacagacaaacacgaactgaatactatcattatcttttactattatcaccattagagCATATGAAGGTGCCTCCTCTTAATCAAATTAACGCAGTTCGTTGCATATcaaatcatcaaaaaaaaaaccactaatGCACAAAATCAGTAACCGAAAAAAATGAATACTTTCATAACGACGAAAATAAACCAGAAATGCTGCGATTCTGGACACTAACCTACACCTCTGAAGATAGTAAACTGTGAGAAATTTACACGAACTTCTGGAGGAACATTCTCAAAACATCGGCCACagagtttgttattgttttagcgttttctgttgacttttGATGACGTCACGCCTCTAGGGGAGACTGAAGAAATTCGGTTAAATGTCCGGTTTCATCACAGTCTCGAAACAATTCTTTTTTTGGAATGGAATATTCCTTCGTAGTTTAACGCTCTCATGCTGTTGTTGCGTGTCAGATAACTTATTACtatgtcgttttttttatttgtacatagaagataagtttcttagatttatgcatgattttcattataaatgaTGGCTGGTTGAAACTTGACCCTTACCGACATTATAGTTcaaatattgattttattacccgttatatataataataataataatgataataataataataatgataataataataatgataataatagtaataatgagaataataataataataataatgagaataataataataataataataataatgagaataataataataacaataataataataataataataataataataataataatgataataataataataataataacaataataataataataataataataataataataataataataatgataataatgataatcatcatcatcatcatcattttggagctaacgccggcaggagctcatagtcgcatccacccttcgtttccacctacgagggtcccttatggcgagccgccaggcaggggcccggcctatctctagttcctcacgacaggtttgatcgatctgcccaagccacgaccttctcggtcgtcccacaggcctcctccacccagagttgtctcggacagagacaacctgatgggcaggatcatcctgcggaaatcgagccaagtggccatatagcctgagttagcgatcacggattgtgcaagtaacaggtcctgtaccggtctcacggtgcagccgttggttggacacatggtccccccaactgtaccccatgatccggcgcagcgatctgttacaaaaaggcataaagacgagattccagagcactagatagtgtccaagtttcacaaccatagagtaaaactggcagtatcagggccttgaaaacacgtaacttggtccttctgcacatataccggtatctccaaatactcttgtcgagagattccatgacccctgctgccatgccaatccgtctactgacttcctggtctaacagcccagagtcgtgaactgcactaccgaggtatataaagctctctgtgacttcgatgttttcaccgcaagcacgtaccgactgcacagggtctcctaataggcccccaaaatcttggatcttggtcttggtccaggagacctttagccccaggggttttgcttcattgctaaaaacatcaagagccgccactagggtttccaacgTTTACGAACCCCAacgtgatctgagatgatctgtccatccactgagcggactgcaatcATCTGCGAGGTGAACTTGGAGTTCacttttctcagggtttggtaggcagggcaaaggttatttactaagaaatgacCTTCAGCCTCAGCAAaattcccttctcagcagtgtctgagcccaaggaacatcatcagcaaagtcaaggtctgtaaccttgatattgcccagagttgctccacagtgactttggacagtagctctacccagtatccaatccatgcaagtgttggtgcaagtagacagccttgcctcacacctgaactaacagggaagaagctcgacaggcccccaccacactttacagcactttcagtgcctgtatacaggtttgctattagtccaataatccttgttggaattcctcttagcctcaggatctcccagagtgattcgcgatgcaccgtgtcaaacgccttcttgaggtcgatgtaggtggCGAGCAGcctacgtccgaactcacgacggcgttctacaatgactcgaagcgccaggatgcggtctattgtggatttaccagaggtgaatccagattgcttcggcctttggtgcctcaacaggtggtctctgatacgtctcagtaggatgtgcgcgagtaccttgcctggtacactgagtagtgtaatgcttcggtgattgctgcagtcccagcgatcccctttccccttccagagagggatgaccacacccctcagcagttcAGGGAGAAtgataccagtctgccagatggcagacaggactgcatgcaagccccttgccataggttctccaccagcctttaacaattcagctgggatgccacaaacacctgctgctttaccactcttcagcttggagatcgccctcctgacttcagtcagggagtatggatcctcgctgatgggtgggtctggcagaggagtctcaacatcaCTCGCattcatgttaactgttggtggatcaaccttatacaactgctcaaaatactcagcccaacgcacacgcatctCAGGAtctgagataataataattatcattattatcattattgttattatcattattattattattattattattattatcagtaatattattataataattattattattattacacattatcattattaatattatcatcattatcattattattcaacagTAACAAGATTAATAAGTACTATACATTATTAGTAGTTGATAAAAATGTACCCTAACAGCCACCATATACAACCGATTGAATGTGCAAATCATGGTTTACAATGACTGTACAAGCTGCTTCACTCTACTACCAGCAACAGTTGCGTGGCAAAACTGGGCGAATGATAAAAGAGCGCCAAGCACCGAGAAAGAGGGATGGTTATTGAGTGGAGTTGATAAACTAAATATGGGAGACATGGATCAAGGTGCCTCGGGGAAAGGGATGCTCCGGGAAAGGGATTTTGGAATTACAGAGACATTTTCAAACGTTTAGAAGCGAAAGTTATGTAAATCGTTCACattagtatggatatatattactcTGTTCTGTGGGTGCAATTTATCACACTAAAGGAGAGAGCTTCCCTCCTTGATTCAACACTACAAGAAATTACTACATGACAAGGTAAATTTGGAAGAAATATATGACATAGATGCATATTCTGAAACCCATATAGCACGGGGGTGTCAAACGTATGGCCCGGGAGCCAAATGTGGCCTGCGAAGTGACATGAAGAATTTTAAGCCTGTGGAATCATGATTATCCTGCAGGATAGTAATATATGGTTAAGAGAATGAAAATCCATAGATAACCTATATTCTGTAGCAGTGATAgtttcatttatattactattggtACCAACACCGCTGTTATATTAGACATTTTGAGTACGTGACCCTAGGCTCAAGTGGGTAGCTGAAAAGCCCTTGAAAGGTTTTGAGTTTAACACCCCTGATCTAACACAGTGATAACAAAATGAGTGAGTAAAGCTGAATGATGCTAGATATAGGTTCAATAACGAAGTAAATGCATTGTTGAAATCCCGgaccgcataaacacacacacacacatacacacacacacacacacacacacacacacacacacacacatatatatatatatatatatatatatatatatacacacacatatatattcgtaaatatatatatatatatatatatatatatatatatatatatatacatacatacatacacacacacacacacacacacacacacacacatatatatatatatatatatatatatatatatatatatatatatataccacacacatatatatgtgtgtgtgtgtatatatatatatatatatatatatatatatatatatatatatatatatatgtatgtatgtgtgtgtgtgtgtgtgtgtgtgtgtgtgtgtgtgtgttagcgtgtgtgtgtgtttgcgtgtgtgtatatacatatatgtatatatatatatatatatatatatatatatatatatatatatatatatgtgtatgtatgtgtgtgtgtgtgtgtgtgtgtgtgtgtgttagcgtgtgtgtgtgtttgcgtgtgtgtatatacatatatgtatatatatatatatatatataatctgtgtgtgtgtgtgtgtgtgtgtgtgtgtgtttacacacacatagatatacacacacacacacacagacctatatATGGTACAGTACGAAGAGTATGTATGTgggcatgcgcgcgcgcgcgtatgtgtgtgtgtgtgtgataaacacacacacacatatatgtctatctatcta of Penaeus chinensis breed Huanghai No. 1 chromosome 37, ASM1920278v2, whole genome shotgun sequence contains these proteins:
- the LOC125045230 gene encoding uncharacterized protein LOC125045230, with amino-acid sequence MSPVPEPMQSRKGEPGGNDEEELNPPSGLTLGQALSSSDDEHDANDTENETHNGYIPLPQYNDVDEEENEGQIDYSSLSGLMSALATHGPNVVDDAEEEESSDVRHEEVEGAVGIASNISTSTSMLAEEAEQQRKTEIALEQATVWNSPAPERLSLDGNKVEEIKSVMASFSLPQSAIPPWAKDLSEEDWKNQVACLISNKKKL